A window of Lytechinus pictus isolate F3 Inbred chromosome 7, Lp3.0, whole genome shotgun sequence contains these coding sequences:
- the LOC129265285 gene encoding leucine-rich PPR motif-containing protein, mitochondrial-like produces the protein METAQPIRSDNEFRMVLRRLDDMVRRTGRITKAQLILVFDEICKLGAAKPNQALLLIRSCGSLLPEVALEERTALVSSIWDKLKELGTTFDVTHYNALLRVYLQNEHKFSPTDFLAQMEQHGIDPNRITYQRLISAYCLQGDIQGATKILEFMKSKDLPVTEGIFNSLITGHGRAGDLDNAQNILNVMRSVGLEPSADTYTALMCAYAEKGDIESINKLTQELESENVNLSGRCFLSVAYSLATYGHSEHLPQVLEKVQLNAGYIPDAINLSLSLMTKGHDDAAFIVLKMFQGLRVENSAEPQNQGNFFIDHAVQIQLPHETLFGHLDELISSGLHSSPYIVALHSALRKVKDNKDYAFGIIRRMLELDIPVRPHYFWPIFARDSAANDKEGIMNTLKQMGEMGVEASSDTFTRFVFPCLGGTLTDIKATINELGITVDKFLVIAMARNEVKQQRLDSVVQLIEEYRDFVDVPLIRAGLVSCFSKNPQPEQMVKICKHFVESHQDLEDNNVTKEDQLGSFLYDIVSSIPVNKATQLKPDLNLLLRSLAREGLFISGPRYRGIRNQLDRIKLPMLKSAALKLLDPTEIQKDRVANFDVLPGEEVSLEELENHLVELREKGGNLRGILRRLLLVHTTNNNFERSMELKKEFDEAGYEPTGAIFACLMNVCCNQGKWTEAMELKDQLLKFDPSFKLDISKYRHLICYLAKNNQLPDALSMVHEMKELAVETDRMEKQTFHMLNELASDGLTEEVERIFETMVELDLVKPNNNLVGPIVSAYMAKNDLEGALACIRDCQAKYSIMPHFQDVLVRLVEEGHTDQLQRAMDFASQQHGDINMLYDLIFAFCTSGKYKEAMKLVETPGMIAKNKRIQWYAERCIGANNMEALQQLTAITKDLYACDRDQMYFYLIQLHTRNNDVDKCLEVWTTMQEEGVVPRDRTMRYLANVLRSYDRPIPFDVPKLTAEQLDNQELNTTEKIDRILKAGNIEGAEELLKETLASGKDVGSGVFDRVIFEMLKLGRIDDALTVKDLGEKSCDFKMSIILTNKLLIEYIKKGDIENAERLLDQTLDSGEVPRPSGIRMLCERYEQDGLLDTLLTLKEKYEERTQSRFPIGKSVLGAYIVKGDVGGAVSYIEKELEEDPKRSRRIGMRSFFGKLLQKDQPLDEVYAMVDRLVAKDIEGPAWQLLYSHLDNGKTDGARDVIQRYDVIREKSSGLIGYAIEMVGSDSDVEEKIEQVLEITKDQDYLDRSKIYFYLLKAHDNQNNYQGGLMVKQKMEEEGLHMSDFMLKRLALLLTKTGQPIPFDEPPNPISFYREKLRLEGKDNLPEIKIVEDES, from the exons atTACCTACCAGAGATTAATCAGTGCGTACTGCTTGCAAGGCGATATCCAGGGAGCTACCAAGATCCTGGAGTTCATGAAGTCTAAGGATCTCCCTGTTACAGAAGGCATCTTTAATTCCCTCATCACGGGACATGGAAGAGCAGG agATCTTGATAATGCACAGAACATATTGAATGTAATGAG GAGCGTCGGTCTAGAGCCTAGTGCTGATACCTATACTGCACTCATGTGTGCTTACGCTGAAAAAGGAGACATTGAAAGCATCAACAAG CTGACACAGGAATTGGAATCGGAGAATGTAAATCTTTCAGGAAGATGTTTCCTGAGTGTAGCATACAGTCTTGCTACATATGGACATAGTGAGCATCTCCCACAG gtCCTAGAGAAAGTGCAACTCAATGCAGGATATATCCCTG ATGCTATTAACCTTTCATTGAGTCTGATGACCAAGGGACACGACGATGCTGCGTTTATAGTTCTAAAGATGTTTCAGGGATTGAGAGTAGAAAACTCTGCAGAGCCACAGAACCAAGGAAACTTTTTCATCGATCATGCAGTCCAAATTCAACTA CCTCATGAAACCTTGTTTGGACACTTGGATGAGCTAATCTCATCAGGCCTCCATTCATCACCGTACATTGTAGCACTTCATTCAGCGCTTAGGAAAGTGAAGGATAATAAAG ATTATGCTTTTGGAATCATTAGAAGGATGCTTGAACTT GATATTCCAGTTAGACCTCACTACTTCTGGCCAATATTTGCAAGAGATTCCGCGGCCAATGACAAAGAAG GTATCATGAATACATTGAAACAGATGGGTGAGATGGGTGTTGAGGCCAGCAGTGATACATTCACCAGGTTTGTCTTTCCATGTCTCGGAGGTACACTAACAGACATCAAGGCAACAATCAAT GAGCTTGGTATAACAGTTGATAAGTTTCTGGTCATCGCCATGGCAAGGAATGAAGTCAAACAGCAGAGACTAGACAGTGTTGTTCAGCTCA TTGAAGAATACAGAGATTTTGTTGATGTTCCTCTCATTCGAGCTGGTCTGGTTTCCTGCTTCAGCAA AAATCCTCAACCAGAGCAAATGGTAAAAATCTGCAAACATTTTGTTGAATCACATCAAGACCTTGAGGACAATAATGTTACTAAAGAAG acCAGCTTGGAAGTTTCTTGTATGATATTGTCTCTAGTATTCCAGTGAACAAAGCTACACAGTTGAAACCTGATCTTAATCTGTTACTCAGAAGCCTTGCGAGAGAG GGATTATTCATCAGTGGACCAAGATATCGCGGAATTAGGAATCAGTTGGATCGGATCAAGCTCCCAATGCTTAAATCAGCTGCTCTCAAACTCCTAGACCCTACTGAGATACAGAAGGATCGTGTTGCTAACTTTGATGTTCTGCCTGGTGAG gAGGTATCCCTTGAGGAGCTGGAGAACCATCTAGTGGAGCTGAGGGAGAAAGGAGGTAACCTGAGAGGGATCCTGAGGAGACTCCTCCTGGTCCATACTACAAACAAT AATTTTGAACGATCAATGGAGTTGAAGAAGGAGTTTGATGAGGCTGGTTATGAACCAACGGGGGCCATCTTTGCCTGTCTTATGAACGTGTGCTGTAACCAAGGCAAATGGACTGAAGCCATGGAGTTGAAAGATCAACT GCTCAAGTTTGATCCAAGTTTCAAGTTAGACATCTCCAAGTATCGCCATTTGATCTGCTACCTGGCCAAGAATAATCAACTCCCAG ATGCTTTGAGCATGGTACACGAGATGAAAGAACTTGCCGTTGAAACGGATCGGATGGAGAAGCAAACGTTTCATATGCTGAATGAACTAGCATCTGACGGACTGACTGAAGAGGTGGAACGCATCTTTGAGACGATGGTGGAGCTTGATCTGGTGAAGCCTAATAATAACCTTGTGGGACCCATTGTCAGCGCGTACATGGCCAA GAATGATTTGGAAGGAGCGTTGGCATGTATCCGAGACTGTCAAGCGAAATACAGCATCATGCCTCACTTTCAAGATGTCTTGGTTCGTCTGGTAGAAGAGGGCCATACAGACCAGCTTCAAAGAG CAATGGACTTTGCAAGCCAGCAGCATGGTGATATTAACATGCTGTATGACCTCATCTTTGCATTCTGCACTTCGGGAAAATACAAAGAAGCAATGAAACTAGTTGAG ACCCCTGGTATGATTGCAAAGAACAAGCGTATCCAATGGTATGCTGAACGTTGTATCGGAGCTAATAATATGGAGGCACTGCAACAACTGACAGCCATCACCAAAGACCTGTATGCTTGTGATAGGGACCAGATGTACTTCTATCTTATTCAGTTGCACA CTCgtaataatgatgttgataaatGTCTTGAAGTATGGACTACTATGCAAGAGGAGGGTGTGGTACCTAGAGACAGAACAATGCGTTATCTTGCCAATGTACTACGATCATATGACAGACCTATACCATTCGATGTCCCAAAGCTCACTGCTGAACAG CTTGACAATCAAGAACTTAACACCACTGAGAAGATAGATAGAATCTTGAAAGCAGGA AATATTGAAGGAGCAGAGGAGCTTTTGAAGGAAACTCTTGCGAGTGGGAAGGATGTTGGTTCTGGTGTCTTTGACAGGGTCATTTTTGAGATGCTCAAGTTGGGTCGTATTGATGATGCTCTCACTGTCAAAGATTT AGGTGAGAAATCATGTGACTTTAAGATGTCCATCATACTCACCAACAAACTTCTCATTGAGTATATCAAGAAAGGAGATATAGAAA ATGCAGAAAGGTTACTAGACCAGACGTTAGATTCAGGGGAGGTCCCCAGGCCATCTGGAATCAGAATGCTGTGTGAGAGATATGAACAAGATGGACTCTTAGATACACTCCTAACTTTGAAGGAAAAATATGAGGAGAGAACGCAGTCTCGCTTTCCTATCGGCAAATCGGTCCTTGGGGCTTATATTGTGAA GGGTGATGTAGGAGGTGCAGTGTCGTACATAGAGAAGGAGCTTGAGGAGGATCCTAAGAGGTCAAGACGGATTGGTATGAGGTCATTCTTTGGTAAACTTCTTCAGAAGGATCAGCCATTGGATGAGG TGTATGCAATGGTGGACAGATTAGTAGCTAAAGATATAGAAGGACCAGCATGGCAGCTTCTGTACTCTCATCTAGACAACGGCAAGACAGACGGAGCCAGAGATGTCATTCAG aGATATGATGTGATCAGGGAGAAGTCATCAGGTTTAATAGGATATGCCATAGAGATGGTAGGATCAGACAGTGATGTG GAGGAGAAGATTGAACAAGTCTTGGAAATCACCAAAGACCAGGATTATCTTGATAGATCAAAGATCTACTTCTATTTACTCAAAGCACATG ACAACCAGAACAACTACCAGGGTGGTTTGATGGTGAAACAGAAGATGGAAGAAGAAGGCTTACACATGAGTGACTTCATGCTCAAGAGACTAGCTTTATTACTAACCAAGACTGGTCAACCAATCCCATTTGATGAACCACCA AATCCCATCTCATTTTACCGAGAGAAGCTGAGACTGGAAGGAAAAGACAACCTACCTGAGATCAAAATCGTAGAGGATGAGAGCTGa